GGGTTGGGATATTGCCGACGCTCTGGGTAAAGACCCTTGCGAGATGCTTCAAACGGCAATCGACGACCTCGAATTGCCCGTGCTTGTGTCAGCCATGACGAGCGACAGTGTCGGGACGTTGATGGCTAGAGCCTACACATCGCCCTGGAGCTCCACGACGCTTGTTGGCGCTGTCTTCGGTACCGGGACCAATGCTGCGTACGTGGAGCGTCTGGAGAGCGTCCGCAAGTTGCACTCCCACGATGGCTTTCGCAATCGCCGTCCGGGAGACTTGATGGTCATGAACACCGAGTGGGGTGCCTGGATTGACGACGACCACACCGTCGTGCCGATGACGCCATACGATGTGCAGTTGGACCAAGCATCTGCAAACCCAAACAGGCAGATTCTGGAGAAATTGACATCGGGCATGTATCTTGGCGAACTTGCACGCCTCGCAGCGCTTGATTTATACAAGGCGAAATTATTCGATATggccgtcgatgatgacTCCTCGTTATACATGGAAGAAGACGTGGACAGTTCGTTCTTATCTTTGATAGCCGAAGACGAAAACGGATCCCTCgaagaggcgaggcggcacaTTTCCGATATCTTGGGTGCACAAAACGTGTCGGTCAATGACGCGCTCGCACTGCGACACATCTCCACAGCCATCGTCCGACGTGCTGCTCACCTGGCCGGTTCCGCGACTGCTGCGATTGTTCTCCAGTCAGGGCGTCTCGAAGCCATGGATGCAGCGGGAAAGGGCACAGAGAGTATTTGCCGTGAGCAAGAGGTCACGGGAACACCAAGCTTTTGGTCTAGGACACCTTCCACTATCTGGACATTCGTTCGCAGGGCTTTGAAGTACGTCTTTTGCTGCTTTGGGGCCAATGATGCAGATTCAGAATGTTCGTCGGGCAAAAACCCGCAATGGATAGATGGATGCGACAGCATCGACATTGGCATTGAGGGGTCTCTTTTCGAGTTCCATCCTACATTCGAAAAGGAGATGCGGCGGGCCTTCCAGCATATACCGGGGATCGGACTGAACGGGGAGAAACGGATCAAAATTGGGCTCGCAAAGGACGGCTCAAGTCTAGGTgctgcgctcgtcgcgcaatCGGTACAATAGACGGATCTGTATGTAGAGCATGCAGGCGGATAGAATTGAATAGATGACGCGAACGATCTGCCTTTGCTTCAAGTCTATCGTTCGGGCTACTCTCCCGCCAATGGCGCCGAATTACACAGAGACTCGATGACCACACTTCGATTTTGCATTTCGTCCGAGGCAAGCAGCCCATATCAAAGCGCCAAAAACATAGAATAAATCGTCATTGTATATAGTCGCCACATGTGGCGCGCTCAGAATAGAAGGGAATACGGATGGCAGCAGTACAGCGCTGCGATAGCCTGGCCCCGTTCGCGAATCACTCCGAGCATTTGTTCGACTTGCAAACCAACTCTCCATCACAGTCGTCGTTGGTCGAACATTTGTCGCCGAGACAATGGCCCTCCCAAGAGCAGTCCGAGGTCGGTggcgtgccgccgccgccaccaccaatGCGCTGCACGAGCTTGTCCCCAACAGTGCCGAGGGAGGCCTCGAACTCGGAAAAGCTCTTGGCATTCCACTTGGCACCATTTGCGCCAGGAACAGCGTCGGACCCAGTGAAGGCAATGTAGAGAACGTCGTTCTCGTCGTGAGCTGCGTTGCCATTGACAGCGGTACCGTAGCATGCTCGGCCGAGGGCATCAGAGACCTCGCCAATAAGCGGTGGGCCGTCATCACCGTTGGTATCTCCCCAGACGCCATAGAACTGTCCCATGTTGGTAAGAAGCGTTCTTTGTTGTTCAGCAAGACAAAGTGGCTTACCATTTTGTTGCCGCATACCACGGCAACGGTGGACAGAGGCTCGATGCCGTACTGCTCCGGTTTGAACTCGATGTACCCGCTCTTACTACCGTCATTGCCCAAGACAACGAAGGAATGGATGTACGCATTCAGGTCTTTGATGCCTTTGTTATATCCAGCTACCGTTTCTTGAAAGGTTGTTTGAGGCTGAGTGTCCCCTGAAGAGTCACAACTaccgtcaccatcaccaagaGCACCGTCGCAGTCTATATCCATGTTCACCAAGTTGCCGTTCTTGCCCTGAAGATACATGATTCTGTAGTCTGTGAGGTGATCGCCACAGTACCCAAAGTCTGGAAGTAGAAGGCATAGTCAGCAGCCTGCACTGGTTGTATATAGTTCTGAATATTCTCACTCTTGGAATCCCCCTCCTGGCTATAGAATCCACCCTTCAGTTGGTTCTTGCAAGACCCCTGACTGCGGATGGAATTGTATAGGTCCTTTACGTTTTGGGGTACATCGCGAGCGGTGGTAGAAGGGGCCACCAGAAGCCCAGCCAATACAAAAAATTGCAGCATGCTGTCCACGTTGATACGAATTGGTGCAGTGGTGTTAGAGAATACTTTGAATCGACAATCTTTGCGATCACAACTGGGCATCAATGAAGCTCGGGTTGGGATGAAGCGCCGGTTATATACATCCAAGTTTTCCATGACACTGCCAGCGTCTTCAACATGTACCGTCTATTCGCTTTTAATCCCATGCGAGTGCATCATATCCGCAAATCGTCGTTGTGGCCCGATCTGGCCT
This sequence is a window from Purpureocillium takamizusanense chromosome 8, complete sequence. Protein-coding genes within it:
- a CDS encoding Hexokinase (EggNog:ENOG503P0U6~COG:G) — encoded protein: MSTSKPSPDAGLLTEAKRIAQQFDLKPDDIARATDHCLRQLQNGLEQPGATQIPSFVTRVPNGSEKGIFLAVDLGGTHCRVCSVNLHGDSTYRLIQVKHVIPRPLKVNPSHKPLFAFVADKIADFLHQNPEADVESVEGKTVQRDDFRRLGFTFSFTYESHSLSSGTMLQWDKGWDIADALGKDPCEMLQTAIDDLELPVLVSAMTSDSVGTLMARAYTSPWSSTTLVGAVFGTGTNAAYVERLESVRKLHSHDGFRNRRPGDLMVMNTEWGAWIDDDHTVVPMTPYDVQLDQASANPNRQILEKLTSGMYLGELARLAALDLYKAKLFDMAVDDDSSLYMEEDVDSSFLSLIAEDENGSLEEARRHISDILGAQNVSVNDALALRHISTAIVRRAAHLAGSATAAIVLQSGRLEAMDAAGKGTESICREQEVTGTPSFWSRTPSTIWTFVRRALKYVFCCFGANDADSECSSGKNPQWIDGCDSIDIGIEGSLFEFHPTFEKEMRRAFQHIPGIGLNGEKRIKIGLAKDGSSLGAALVAQSVQ
- a CDS encoding uncharacterized protein (SECRETED:SignalP(1-18~SECRETED:cutsite=TTA-RD~SECRETED:prob=0.8640)~CAZy:GH75~EggNog:ENOG503P1KP~COG:G), yielding MLQFFVLAGLLVAPSTTARDVPQNVKDLYNSIRSQGSCKNQLKGGFYSQEGDSKNFGYCGDHLTDYRIMYLQGKNGNLVNMDIDCDGALGDGDGSCDSSGDTQPQTTFQETVAGYNKGIKDLNAYIHSFVVLGNDGSKSGYIEFKPEQYGIEPLSTVAVVCGNKMFYGVWGDTNGDDGPPLIGEVSDALGRACYGTAVNGNAAHDENDVLYIAFTGSDAVPGANGAKWNAKSFSEFEASLGTVGDKLVQRIGGGGGGTPPTSDCSWEGHCLGDKCSTNDDCDGELVCKSNKCSE